The Patescibacteria group bacterium DNA window TCATGATGTTTTAGTTCAGCATATAAGAATAAGGCCAGGCGATACTTTAGGATCAGGATGTGTTATCGGACCGGATAATTGCGATGCCGTGGCCGTAGTGGATTTATATAATGAGAATGATGTCTATAATGTGGTCGTTGATCATGCCTCGCTTAGCTGGTCAATGGATGAGATTTTTTCAACATGGTATCCGAATGTTCGTGATATTACGTTAAGCAATTCAATTTTAAGCGAAGCCTTGCATAACTCTCTTCATCCAAAAGGACCGCATGGCTATGGGTTGATCGTAGGGATTGATTCATCTAATATATCAATACTTGGAAATCTTGTAGCTCACAACTATCAGAGGAATCCTCTTCTTAGTATGGGGTCCGAGACGATTGTTGCTAATAACGTTTTTTATAACGCCGGCCTGATGAAGACTCACGCTGATGCAAGATCAGGGCTTAAATCAAGTATCGTCGGCAATGTGTATCTTAAAGGCGCGGATTATTATTCGTCCGTGGCGCCAATTTACATTTATAATTCAGAATCAAGCGCTTCTGTGTATATTTCGGATAATGACGCGCCAGGGGCCACTTCAGATCCTTGGTCAATAGTGGCCGTAAAACCATCTGATATAATAAACCATGCTTCTATTCCGCCTGTTTGGGTGCCTAGCCTTAGCGTCCTTCCGAGTAATATTGTGAAAGACAATGTGCTTTTAAATGTAGGCGCACGTCCAGCAGATAGGGATCCAGTAGATATCCGTATCATAAATGAAGTGAAAAATAATACCGGTAATATCATAAACTGTGTTAATTCGGATGGATCTGTTCGTTGCCAGAAAAATGCAGGAGGTTGGCCCGTCCTTCTTAAGAATTATCGCAAGTTGATAATTCCTAATAATCCTAATATGGATGATGATGGTGACGGGTACACGAATTTGGAAGAATGGCTTCATTCATATGCTACGCAAGTGGAAGGAGTTTCTGTTTTGTATCAATGTTCAGATGGTATGGATAATGATAGCGACGGTTTAACAGATTACCCTAACGATCCGGGTTGCGCTTCTGTTTCAGACAATGATGAATACAATGTTCCCGCCGACATCACGCCACCCGTTATCTCAAACATCTCTGCTTCAGTCACCGCCAACTCTGCCAATATCACTTACGCTACCAATGAACCGGGAGACACCCAGATAGACTACGGTCTCTCCACTTCCTATGGTACCGCCACTAATTTAAACACCACCTCTGTTACTTCTCACAGCCAGACTCTAAACAATCTCTCGCCTTCCACCCTCTATCACTACCGAGTCAAATCCAAAGATACTTCAGGTAATACGTCCATTTCAACCGATAGAATTTTCACTACCGGAGGAATTACTGATGTTACGCCACCTTCAGCCCCAACCAATCTCTCCACCTCTTTCGTCAATCATACTTCTATCACTCTAAACTGGACATCGCCCGGAGACGATGGCTCAGTCGGCACCGCTTTATCATATGACTTAAGATACTCTACCTCGCCAATTACTGAATCATCCACGCCAGGCGGGACAAGCTGGTCATCCGCCACCCAAGCAGTAGGCGAACCAACTCCAAAGATTGCCGGCTCACCAGAGTTCTACACCTCAACCGGTCTAACCGCTTCCACCACCTACTATTTTGCCGTCAAAGCCATAGACGATGCTGGCAACACTTCCATTGTCTCTAACATCGCTACAGACACTACTCATTCCTTAACTCTTTCCGTTAATCTTTCGGCTAATAATGTCACCGATCCTTCTTCCGGCAATACTACAGACAGCGGTAATACTTCAACCAGTGGCGGCGGCGGAGGTTCTGTTACTGTATCTTCCGGCGGCGGCGGCGGCGGAGGTGGTGGCGGTAACTATTACGACACCACTCCGCCGGAAGTTCCTAAGAGTTTCACTTCTCAATCAGCCGAAAATCAGGCCACTCTCGCATGGCAGAACCCACCAGATACAGACTTTGTCCGTGTTGCCATCGTTCGTTCCACTGCTCCGATTCCAAATCTTTCCACTTTCACTCAAGCTAAGTCACAAGGCACAGTCATCTACGAAGGCACAGATAATGAATACACAGATACCAATCTTTTAAACAACACTCCTTACTATTACGCTATCTATTCTTACGACAAGAAGCCAAATTATTCTAATCCGTTCATCCTTCAAGCTGTTCCAAAACAAGGCCAGACTTCCATAACTGCTCAAACAACTCCTGCCACAATATCTGCCGCTCAATCATCAATTGCCCTTCCAACCCTTACCGGTCCATTTGCATTAGGTTATGAAAACGATCAAGTCAAACTCCTCCAACAATACTTAGCCAATCCGCCAGCTGGTGGAAAAGATATATATCCGGAAGGGATAACCTCAGGTTATTATGGCGCATTAACTCAAAGAGCGGTGGAACGCTTTCAATGCAAATACCAAAACATCTGCTCAGGTTCTCCTTCCTCAACAGGCTATGGCCTAGCAGGCCCAAGCACAAGATTAAAGATTATGGCAATCCATGGTTCAACTGTTACATCAAGTGGTGGAACTGTGGCTTCAGCTTCCGAAGACGCTTTGAAAGCTCAACTAATGAAACAAATTGAAGAACTCCAAGCTATCTTACAACAACTCTTGGAACAGTTAGTTCAAGCGTTGGCGCTTCAGTTGGAGGGACTTACTCAGTAGAAGAAAAGCGCAGGATAATTAACTCTACGAACTCATGGGGATGGAGCTTGTTTTGTGCGAACTTGTCTGATAATCTTAAAATATCTTTATGGATAAAAAGATTTTAAATCTGATAAAAAAAGAAAAAGCGCGTCAAAAGCGAGTTATAAATTTAATAGCTTCTGAAAATTATGTATCAGAAGATGTTTTAAACGCGCTGGAGTCAGTCTTTGTGAATAAATATGCTGAAGGGTACCCTGATAAGAGATATTATGGTGGGAATAAAATTGTTGATGAAGTTGAAGCTCTTGCGATAAAAAGAGCTTTAAAATTATTTGGACTTGGAGACCTCGCCTCCAAGTGGGGTGTAAACGTCCAAGCTTATTCCGGCAGTCCGGCTAACTTTGCGGTTTACTTCGCGCTTGTCCCTTTGGGCAACCTGCCTGCCGGCAGGCAAGGTAAGATAATGGGAATGGAACTTTCTTCTGGTGGACATTTGACTCATGGGCACAAGGCATCGTTTACCGGTAAATTCTGGAAGCAAGTTCCTTATACCGTAGATAAGAAAACAGAGAGACTGGACTATGACGAGCTTTTAAAGATTGCCAAGAGAGAGAAGCCCGATATTATCGTGTGCGGTTTTACCGCTTATTCGCGTAAAATTGATTTTAAAAAATTTAGAGAAATCGCGGATTCTTGCGGAGCATATCTTCTGGTGGATATGTCGCATATTGCCGGGCTTGTGGCAGGAGGTGTTCATCCGTCACCTTTTAAATATGCTGATGTGGTGACAACTACTACTCATAAAACTTTGCGAGGTCCGAGATCGGCAATAATTTTCTCACGTAAAAAATTATCGGATAAAATTGATAAGGCGATTTTCCCGGGGCTTCAGGGTGGACCGCATGTGAATCAGATTGCATCTGTAGCTGTCTGTCTTAAGGAAGCCGATTCTCCAGTTTTTAAGAAATATGCCAAGCAGACTCTGAAGAATGCAAAAGTGCTTGCCGATGAATTAAAGAAAAAAGGTTTTAGAATTATCTCAGGCGGTACGGATAATCATCTTTTGCTTGTTGATGTGTGGAGGGATGGTAAGGGGATAAGCGGAGTGGAGGCCAGCGATAGACTGGAGAAAGAAGGAATTATAGTGAATAAAAATACTATCCCTTTTGACACTCGGTCACCCGCTAACCCGTCAGGGATTCGCCTAGGGACTGCGGCTGAAACCACTCGCGGGGCGAAAGAGGGTGATATGAAAAAAA harbors:
- a CDS encoding fibronectin type III domain-containing protein, whose protein sequence is MDSSFTFLKKVRQFVRHTIDANEMRKLAFLISAGFFISLALFVQGVNADITTSLLGYWKFDETTGVTAVDNSGGGNTGTLLNSPVWTTGKVSGGLSFDGVDDAVQIADGGAFNFGSGDFTVSAWFKTSSIQTKNIISKYIGSGRYAFNLQVGGSGLISFMSSDGASKQIGAADTPYEDGAWHHIVGVKDSAQLTLYIDNVLKGSTPFGGTVENSNYKTYIGARGYNNLPQDNYFPGLLDDVRIYNRALTQSDVATLYDFGGYQCNDDTDNDLDGLTDYPDDLGCSSYQDDNEVNSVSPSGDTTPPVISSIQAVNIFPTTADITFTTDDLAHTEINYAADSYYTSNSTYNNTDVDWNKVTAHSMTLTGLTPNTVYHYQIKSQNNSSLTTTTYTDYIFTTLSDNTASPVIPADPSKQTVAPGTPLPIIPGGKGFGINTYAGSGRNLAVPSTSVYKVTTLNPSGAGSLKECVDATGPRVCVFEISGVIDISSLGAWGLRVKNPYITIAGQTAPSPGIMLRGAPFIIETHDVLVQHIRIRPGDTLGSGCVIGPDNCDAVAVVDLYNENDVYNVVVDHASLSWSMDEIFSTWYPNVRDITLSNSILSEALHNSLHPKGPHGYGLIVGIDSSNISILGNLVAHNYQRNPLLSMGSETIVANNVFYNAGLMKTHADARSGLKSSIVGNVYLKGADYYSSVAPIYIYNSESSASVYISDNDAPGATSDPWSIVAVKPSDIINHASIPPVWVPSLSVLPSNIVKDNVLLNVGARPADRDPVDIRIINEVKNNTGNIINCVNSDGSVRCQKNAGGWPVLLKNYRKLIIPNNPNMDDDGDGYTNLEEWLHSYATQVEGVSVLYQCSDGMDNDSDGLTDYPNDPGCASVSDNDEYNVPADITPPVISNISASVTANSANITYATNEPGDTQIDYGLSTSYGTATNLNTTSVTSHSQTLNNLSPSTLYHYRVKSKDTSGNTSISTDRIFTTGGITDVTPPSAPTNLSTSFVNHTSITLNWTSPGDDGSVGTALSYDLRYSTSPITESSTPGGTSWSSATQAVGEPTPKIAGSPEFYTSTGLTASTTYYFAVKAIDDAGNTSIVSNIATDTTHSLTLSVNLSANNVTDPSSGNTTDSGNTSTSGGGGGSVTVSSGGGGGGGGGGNYYDTTPPEVPKSFTSQSAENQATLAWQNPPDTDFVRVAIVRSTAPIPNLSTFTQAKSQGTVIYEGTDNEYTDTNLLNNTPYYYAIYSYDKKPNYSNPFILQAVPKQGQTSITAQTTPATISAAQSSIALPTLTGPFALGYENDQVKLLQQYLANPPAGGKDIYPEGITSGYYGALTQRAVERFQCKYQNICSGSPSSTGYGLAGPSTRLKIMAIHGSTVTSSGGTVASASEDALKAQLMKQIEELQAILQQLLEQLVQALALQLEGLTQ